One segment of Nostoc flagelliforme CCNUN1 DNA contains the following:
- a CDS encoding zinc-dependent alcohol dehydrogenase — translation MLAALLYGQENLRLEEVPDPTPAAGEVVIQVGAATTCGTDLKVWRRGGHARMLIPPTLFGHEAAGRIVALGTGVTNWQVGDRIVANNSAPCMKCFFCQRKEYSLCPNLTWNNGTFAEYLKIPAPIVEHNLLQIPDELPWELAAMTEPLACVLHGIARSNVKAKDKVVVLGDGAIGLMFVAALSRKTEVLLWGGNNHRLEIGQKLGATQTFNYHQIPDIPSVVKELTQGWGADVVIEATGVPSVWETAIACARPGATVNLFGGCPRDTSITVNTEQLHYSELTLKGVFHNTPEYVRQALALIASRKIPFELLISEQRPLKDLEQVFCEMKARQVIKVAMIP, via the coding sequence TTGTTAGCAGCGTTACTTTATGGGCAAGAAAATTTACGCCTAGAGGAAGTTCCTGACCCCACTCCGGCGGCTGGCGAAGTTGTAATTCAAGTGGGCGCAGCAACAACTTGTGGTACAGATTTGAAAGTCTGGCGGCGTGGTGGTCATGCCAGGATGCTGATACCGCCAACCCTGTTTGGTCACGAAGCGGCTGGGCGAATTGTTGCTTTAGGTACAGGGGTTACAAATTGGCAAGTAGGCGATCGCATCGTCGCGAATAATTCCGCCCCTTGCATGAAATGCTTTTTTTGTCAACGCAAAGAGTATTCATTATGTCCGAATTTGACCTGGAATAATGGAACTTTTGCCGAATACCTGAAAATTCCTGCACCGATAGTAGAGCATAATTTATTGCAGATTCCCGATGAGTTGCCTTGGGAATTGGCAGCCATGACGGAACCCTTAGCTTGTGTGTTGCATGGTATAGCCCGTTCTAACGTCAAAGCCAAAGATAAAGTAGTCGTCTTAGGAGATGGGGCGATCGGGTTGATGTTTGTGGCGGCGTTGAGTAGGAAAACTGAGGTGTTGCTGTGGGGAGGTAATAACCACAGGCTAGAAATTGGTCAGAAATTGGGTGCAACCCAAACCTTTAATTATCATCAAATCCCGGATATTCCCAGTGTAGTGAAAGAACTTACCCAAGGATGGGGCGCAGATGTAGTGATTGAAGCAACTGGTGTACCAAGTGTTTGGGAAACTGCGATCGCCTGCGCCCGTCCTGGTGCAACGGTCAACTTATTCGGTGGATGTCCACGCGATACCAGCATTACTGTCAATACAGAACAGCTACACTACAGTGAACTTACCCTCAAAGGCGTATTTCATAATACACCAGAGTATGTGCGGCAGGCGCTGGCACTGATCGCTAGTCGCAAAATTCCCTTTGAGTTACTTATTAGTGAACAGCGGCCATTAAAAGATTTAGAACAGGTGTTTTGTGAGATGAAGGCGCGTCAGGTAATTAAAGTAGCGATGATTCCTTAG
- the xth gene encoding exodeoxyribonuclease III yields the protein MKIATWNVNSIRTRLEQVIDWLTTNPVDVLCLQETKVVDAEFPRSPFEQLGYNLYVSGQKSYNGVAMVSRQPLVNVSSGFRAILPDLHHEWDEQKRVITGVIDGVRIVNLYVPNGAAVGTEKYEYKLRWLTALREYLRLLVLSQPAICVCGDFNIALEDKDIHEQVSTENHIMATESERQALRDILELGFADAFRKFTSEGGNYSWWDYRAAAFRRNLGWRIDHHYLTPILYERATSCIIDVAPRKLAQPSDHTPVIVEF from the coding sequence ATGAAAATCGCTACTTGGAATGTCAACTCAATTCGCACTCGTCTAGAACAGGTTATCGATTGGTTAACTACCAATCCTGTTGATGTTCTGTGCTTGCAAGAAACCAAAGTTGTGGATGCCGAGTTTCCGCGATCGCCTTTTGAGCAGTTAGGCTATAACCTTTATGTATCAGGACAAAAATCTTATAACGGCGTAGCCATGGTTAGCCGCCAGCCACTTGTAAACGTAAGTAGCGGGTTTAGGGCGATTTTGCCAGATTTACACCACGAATGGGATGAGCAAAAGCGGGTGATTACAGGTGTAATTGATGGTGTTCGGATTGTTAACTTATATGTTCCTAATGGTGCAGCAGTAGGAACTGAAAAATATGAATACAAATTGCGCTGGTTGACAGCGCTACGCGAGTATTTACGATTGTTGGTGCTGTCACAACCTGCAATTTGTGTGTGCGGTGACTTCAACATCGCCCTAGAAGATAAGGATATTCACGAGCAAGTGAGTACAGAAAATCACATTATGGCAACAGAATCAGAGCGCCAAGCCTTACGGGATATTCTGGAATTGGGATTTGCTGATGCTTTTCGCAAATTCACCTCAGAAGGCGGAAATTATAGCTGGTGGGATTATCGCGCCGCCGCCTTCCGTCGGAACTTAGGTTGGCGGATTGACCATCACTATCTCACACCTATCCTGTATGAGCGTGCTACAAGTTGCATTATTGATGTCGCGCCCAGAAAATTAGCCCAACCTAGCGACCATACGCCGGTAATTGTGGAATTTTGA
- a CDS encoding DUF4160 domain-containing protein produces the protein MPEISRFFGIIITMYYNDHPPPHFHVRYNNQKAIVSIQTLEILEGELTARLFKLVTEWAILHQVELMEDWELARDNQTLEKISPLE, from the coding sequence ATGCCAGAAATTAGCCGTTTTTTCGGAATTATCATCACGATGTACTATAACGACCATCCACCGCCACACTTTCACGTTCGCTACAATAACCAGAAAGCCATAGTCAGCATTCAAACCCTAGAAATTTTAGAAGGAGAACTGACCGCCAGACTCTTTAAACTGGTAACAGAATGGGCAATTTTGCATCAAGTCGAACTGATGGAAGACTGGGAACTCGCTAGAGACAATCAAACCTTAGAGAAAATCTCCCCATTAGAGTAA
- a CDS encoding glycosyltransferase family 4 protein produces the protein MKIAQVAPLWERVPPPNYGGIELVVSRLTDELVRRGHEVTLFASGDSQTLAYLEAVYPRALRLDPNVKEYAVYEMLELSQVYQSAAQFDIIHSHVGISALPLASLITATSTVHTLHNDFTTDKRKAFSYHKKQPYVSISNSQRQIDLNYIDTVYNGIELADYPFIAQPSEPPYLAFLGRFSPEKGPQHAIAIAKQSGWRLKMAGKVDVQDSKFFEQEIAPLIDGQQIEYVGEINHAEKTELLGNAAITLFPISWQEPFGLVMIESMATGTPVIAMNFGSVPEVIAHGKTGFICKSYAEMAAMIPLALELNRQTCRKHVENNFSVSQMVNGYEAVYRQIIKDRIESNGCICAANIQF, from the coding sequence ATGAAAATCGCTCAAGTTGCCCCCTTATGGGAAAGGGTTCCACCTCCTAATTATGGAGGAATAGAACTGGTAGTGAGTCGCTTGACTGATGAACTTGTTCGTCGGGGTCATGAGGTAACCTTATTTGCCTCTGGCGATTCTCAAACTTTGGCTTATTTAGAAGCAGTTTATCCACGGGCATTGCGCTTAGATCCAAATGTCAAAGAGTATGCAGTGTACGAAATGCTAGAACTAAGCCAAGTTTACCAGAGTGCTGCCCAATTCGATATTATCCATTCCCATGTAGGGATTTCGGCATTACCTTTAGCGAGTTTGATAACAGCAACTTCTACAGTGCATACCCTGCACAATGATTTTACAACGGATAAGCGTAAAGCATTTAGCTACCACAAAAAGCAACCTTATGTCAGCATTAGTAACTCGCAGCGTCAAATCGATCTCAATTATATTGATACGGTTTATAACGGAATTGAGCTGGCAGATTATCCATTTATAGCCCAACCGTCAGAACCTCCGTATTTGGCATTTTTAGGTCGTTTTTCGCCAGAAAAAGGGCCACAACATGCGATCGCCATTGCTAAACAGAGTGGTTGGCGCTTGAAGATGGCAGGAAAGGTTGATGTCCAAGACTCTAAGTTTTTTGAACAAGAGATTGCCCCCCTCATAGATGGTCAGCAAATTGAATATGTAGGTGAAATCAACCACGCCGAAAAGACTGAACTTCTGGGCAATGCTGCCATAACTCTCTTCCCTATTAGCTGGCAAGAACCTTTTGGCTTAGTAATGATTGAATCAATGGCAACTGGTACACCAGTAATTGCCATGAATTTCGGCTCCGTACCTGAAGTGATTGCCCACGGTAAAACAGGTTTTATCTGCAAAAGCTATGCAGAAATGGCGGCAATGATTCCATTAGCTTTGGAACTCAATCGTCAAACCTGTCGAAAACACGTAGAAAACAACTTTAGTGTTAGCCAAATGGTTAACGGATATGAAGCTGTTTACAGACAAATTATTAAAGACCGCATAGAATCGAATGGCTGCATTTGTGCCGCCAACATCCAGTTTTAA
- a CDS encoding 2OG-Fe(II) oxygenase — translation MKHYQQQSNAFPSDYLNNLWGEIQACPYFAINNLNRDFVATKGFSVVFQRSGLAKVEQQFPYFKPYLDLAIQPSCNAFYLNPLQLKEGSRVDPHIDRSLRSYSKTIEPPAVVSVLYVRVPPDMEGGELVLRSHKRQLGQIKPQFNTLVYFQGDLTHSVNAVKTPGNRLSLVCEQYSLSDAELQEIPEFTVESRSTQSTTKKRKYAS, via the coding sequence GTGAAACACTATCAACAACAATCCAACGCCTTCCCCAGCGACTACCTAAACAACTTGTGGGGAGAGATCCAAGCTTGTCCTTACTTTGCTATCAACAACCTCAACCGCGATTTTGTCGCCACTAAAGGATTTTCCGTAGTATTTCAGCGTTCTGGATTAGCAAAAGTAGAACAGCAGTTTCCCTACTTCAAACCTTACCTCGATTTGGCTATCCAGCCGAGTTGTAATGCTTTTTACCTCAATCCTTTACAACTCAAAGAAGGCTCCCGCGTCGATCCGCATATCGATCGCTCCTTACGTTCCTACTCCAAAACCATTGAACCGCCTGCGGTTGTCAGTGTCCTTTATGTGCGAGTACCTCCCGATATGGAAGGGGGAGAACTGGTATTGCGATCGCACAAACGCCAACTTGGGCAAATTAAGCCCCAATTCAATACTTTAGTTTACTTTCAAGGTGATTTAACCCATTCGGTTAACGCTGTCAAAACCCCAGGAAATCGTCTGAGTCTCGTTTGTGAACAGTATAGTTTGAGTGATGCTGAACTCCAGGAAATCCCTGAGTTCACTGTAGAGTCAAGAAGCACTCAGTCTACAACCAAAAAAAGAAAGTATGCCTCATAG
- the cas6 gene encoding CRISPR-associated endoribonuclease Cas6: protein MPHSLVLNLLPQSPIPPQYLTGRHLHALFLTLVSSVDSTLGDRLHDSTADKAFTLSPLQINSPLLKGGKGGSKLQYSHQQPIPAGTPCWWRISLLDDTLFGKLTQLWLNLNPNRPWHLGPADLYITSIQGTPQSLQPWANASTYAQLYEEASDVCDGLRLRNSSINLTFSTPTAFRQGQYDTTLPTRESVFNSLLSRWNKYSGIEFTQIAIESIFPSFVNIHTEILADSRSKFIGIIGEVTYKILGAVEPIQIKQINALADFALYSGVGRKTTMGMGMTRRLYSP, encoded by the coding sequence ATGCCTCATAGTTTAGTGTTGAATTTGCTACCTCAATCGCCCATTCCACCACAGTATCTTACAGGTAGACATCTCCACGCCTTATTTTTAACCCTCGTTAGTTCTGTAGATAGCACATTGGGCGATCGCTTGCACGATTCCACCGCAGATAAAGCTTTCACCCTTTCCCCTCTACAAATTAATTCCCCTCTTTTGAAGGGAGGTAAGGGGGGATCTAAATTGCAATACTCACATCAACAACCCATTCCCGCCGGAACACCTTGTTGGTGGCGCATCTCTTTATTAGATGACACTCTATTTGGCAAACTTACCCAACTTTGGCTAAATCTTAATCCCAATCGCCCTTGGCATCTTGGCCCGGCTGACTTGTATATTACCAGCATTCAAGGCACACCCCAATCTCTTCAACCTTGGGCAAATGCCAGTACTTACGCTCAATTATACGAAGAAGCTAGCGATGTCTGCGACGGGCTACGCCTACGCAATTCTTCCATTAATCTTACCTTTTCCACGCCTACCGCCTTCCGTCAAGGACAGTATGATACTACCCTTCCTACCAGAGAATCTGTTTTCAATTCCCTACTTTCGCGGTGGAATAAGTACAGTGGCATAGAATTTACTCAGATTGCGATCGAGTCAATATTTCCTTCTTTTGTCAACATTCATACAGAAATATTAGCTGACTCTCGCAGCAAATTTATCGGCATTATTGGCGAAGTTACTTATAAAATTTTAGGGGCAGTTGAACCAATACAAATTAAGCAGATTAACGCTTTGGCTGACTTTGCTTTATATAGTGGTGTCGGAAGAAAAACAACAATGGGTATGGGAATGACGCGGCGGCTGTATTCTCCCTAA
- a CDS encoding DUF3303 domain-containing protein, with amino-acid sequence MVVERFKDGKAKEIYRRFQEKGRMMPEGLKYLDSWVEINFDRCFQLMECDDIRLFQEWIFHWQDLVEFEIIPIVPSKETAEVVTNTISL; translated from the coding sequence ATGGTCGTCGAGCGATTTAAGGATGGCAAGGCTAAAGAGATATACCGCCGATTTCAAGAGAAAGGGCGCATGATGCCTGAAGGTTTGAAGTATTTAGATAGCTGGGTTGAGATCAATTTTGATCGTTGCTTTCAACTGATGGAATGTGACGATATACGTTTATTTCAGGAGTGGATATTCCACTGGCAGGATCTTGTTGAATTCGAGATAATTCCTATCGTTCCGTCGAAAGAGACAGCAGAGGTAGTTACTAATACCATTTCTTTGTGA